From the Mangifera indica cultivar Alphonso chromosome 10, CATAS_Mindica_2.1, whole genome shotgun sequence genome, one window contains:
- the LOC123226814 gene encoding putative receptor-like protein kinase At3g47110, translating into MQGLSLYGNQLSGILPSVADFPNLKGLYLWRNNSSGLFPNFITNASKLSWIDISSNSFSGFIPNTFGNLKNLEILDLGDNYLISTPDLSFISNLTNCKSLRALALDQNPINSVLPGSIGNLSISLKKFYINGCNIGGKIPKEIGNLKKLLKLQLQDNELTGPVPVTMDGLQSLQGLYLQNNKFEVLIPDVFCHLNVLNELNLSGNNFYGAIPACIGNLTTLRILSLSSNRLDLLYLDLSSNFLDGFLPLDIENLKVAIAINLSRNLFSEEIPIVIGSLENLQSLSLEYNKLEGSIPETFGNMKSLELLDLSRNNLSGLIPKSLETLIYLKYLNLSFNQLSGEIPRGGSFKNFSAKSFIGNLALCGTP; encoded by the exons ATGCAAGGACTTTCATTATATGGCAATCAACTCTCTGGAATTCTTCCATCAGTTGCAGACTTTCCAAACCTTAAAGGTCTTTACTTGTGGAGGAATAATTCTAGTGGGCTGTTTCCCAATTTCATCACCAATGCTTCCAAGCTCTCCTGGATAGATATCTCATCTAACTCATTCTCAGGCTTCATTCCTAATACATTTGGCAATTTAAAAAACCTTGAGATACTAGATTTAGGAGATAATTACCTCATATCTACTCCTGATTTGAGCTTTATTTCCAATTTGACAAATTGCAAGAGTTTAAGAGCTCTAGCATTAGACCAAAATCCAATAAATAGCGTCCTTCCAGGTTCCATAGGGAATCTTtctatttctttgaaaaaattttacataaatggTTGCAACATTGGTGGCAAAATTCCcaaagaaattggaaacttgaaaaaattgcTAAAACTACAATTACAAGATAATGAATTAACTGGACCAGTTCCAGTTACCATGGATGGATTGCAGAGCCTCCAAGGTttgtatcttcaaaataataaatttgaagtaCTCATCCCAGATgtattttgtcatttaaatgtgttgaatgagttgaatttgagtggAAACAATTTCTATGGAGCCATACCTGCATGTATTGGCAATCTCACTACACTGAGAATATTGTCTTTAAGTTCAAACAGGTTA GATCTCTTGTACTTAGATTTGTCATCAAATTTTCTGGATGGATTTCTTCCATTAGACATCGAAAATCTTAAGGTTGCCATAGCTATAAATCTGTCAAGGAATCTTTTTTCAGAAGAGATTCCAATTGTCATTGGAAGCCTAGAAAATCTGCAATCTCTCTCCTTAGAGTACAACAAATTAGAAGGCTCCATTCCTGAAACATTTGGCAACATGAAAAGCCTGGAACTTTTAGATTTATCTAGAAACAACCTTTCTGGATTGATTCCCAAGTCTTTGGAGACACTCATATAtctcaaatatctaaatttatctttcaaccAATTAAGTGGCGAAATTCCCAGAGGAGGGTCTTTCAAAAATTTCTCAGCTAAGTCATTTATAGGGAATCTTGCATTGTGTGGAACTCCTTAA